A single Halarcobacter anaerophilus DNA region contains:
- a CDS encoding RelA/SpoT family protein codes for MDPFILKVQSINTLDDAIALLHNETRVSAKLEDIIDFAIKAHEGQFRKSGEPYVIHPILVATVVSHFSKDEDIIATALLHDVVEDTKYTLEYVRNRWGENVAHMVDGLTKIDAIRESELAPSDSDKKLISSAMTFRKMLIASIDDVRVLIVKLCDRLHNMLTLKALPKNKQQRIAEETLVVYVPIAHRLGISTVKNTLEDLAFYYIYPNEYKKIDNFMIEHEHAIQLTFNKFISSTKNILEKNGFDLDKIQIFSRIKHYYSIYLKMQRKGVTIDEILDLLAIRILVPEDIDCYRVLGFLHLEYKPLISRFKDYVATPKENGYQTIHTTVFYNSKIYEIQIRTFEMNKVAEYGIAAHWKYKSGLKHQPNLNWLKSLEFSNDNVEEFYQDTKDDLFSEEIVVYSPHGDTFNLPRGSTAYDFAYAVHTDVGKNAVECYINKIKKPLLTELHSSDIVSIKTVDYAIPRCSWIEMVKTNRAKKQIRLLCSQRIKEIDELTGRNIINTVFSKYMEKVTSIYKFESLYKVPQILDYFKHVKHEIEKKIIQHRGFVARFKIYTSKIKRYKFDNLIIYSNFSINSVSFDHCCHPKFADEIVAFKEGNKAVIHHKMCDKAYKKIMSNEPMLFCKWTKDTLYQYKMVVSLPNTKGELARLLTYMSQYEGYILSVDYGREKHSYRQYCDIEFEINISNVEEVRKIIEKKVKVIEFFSKRDAYNK; via the coding sequence ATGGATCCATTTATTTTAAAAGTTCAAAGTATAAATACTTTGGATGATGCAATCGCACTTCTTCACAATGAAACAAGAGTCTCTGCAAAGCTTGAAGATATAATTGATTTTGCTATAAAAGCACACGAAGGTCAATTTCGAAAAAGCGGAGAACCTTATGTTATTCACCCAATTCTTGTTGCAACCGTTGTTTCTCACTTTTCAAAAGATGAAGATATAATAGCAACTGCCCTACTTCATGATGTAGTAGAAGATACAAAATATACTTTAGAGTATGTAAGAAACAGATGGGGTGAAAATGTTGCCCATATGGTTGACGGTTTGACAAAAATTGATGCCATAAGAGAGAGTGAATTAGCACCCTCTGATTCAGATAAAAAATTAATCTCTTCTGCAATGACTTTTAGAAAAATGTTAATTGCATCAATCGATGACGTAAGAGTTTTAATAGTAAAACTTTGCGATAGATTGCATAATATGCTGACTTTAAAAGCTCTTCCTAAGAACAAACAACAAAGAATAGCAGAAGAGACTTTAGTCGTTTATGTACCCATTGCCCACAGACTTGGTATTTCAACCGTAAAAAATACTTTGGAAGATTTGGCTTTTTACTATATTTATCCCAATGAATATAAAAAAATCGATAATTTTATGATTGAACATGAACATGCAATTCAATTAACTTTTAACAAATTTATTTCATCAACAAAAAATATACTGGAAAAAAACGGTTTTGACTTAGATAAAATCCAAATTTTCAGCAGAATCAAACATTACTATTCAATATATCTGAAAATGCAAAGAAAAGGTGTAACAATAGATGAAATTCTAGACCTTTTGGCAATTAGAATTTTAGTTCCCGAAGATATTGACTGCTATAGAGTTTTAGGTTTTTTACATTTAGAGTACAAACCTCTAATCTCAAGATTTAAAGATTATGTCGCAACACCAAAAGAGAACGGTTATCAAACTATTCATACAACAGTATTTTATAACTCTAAAATTTATGAGATTCAAATTAGAACTTTTGAGATGAATAAAGTTGCCGAATACGGTATAGCTGCCCATTGGAAATATAAAAGCGGACTAAAACATCAACCTAATTTAAATTGGCTTAAATCATTAGAATTTTCAAATGACAATGTAGAAGAGTTTTACCAAGATACAAAAGATGACCTCTTTTCAGAAGAGATTGTTGTTTACTCTCCACACGGAGATACTTTTAATCTTCCAAGAGGTTCAACAGCTTATGATTTTGCATATGCTGTTCATACGGATGTAGGTAAAAATGCAGTCGAATGTTATATAAATAAGATAAAAAAACCTTTATTGACGGAACTTCACAGCTCAGATATCGTATCTATTAAAACCGTTGATTATGCTATTCCTAGATGTTCATGGATAGAGATGGTAAAAACAAACAGAGCAAAAAAACAGATAAGACTTCTTTGCTCTCAAAGAATTAAAGAGATAGATGAATTAACGGGAAGAAATATAATAAATACTGTATTCTCTAAATATATGGAGAAAGTAACTTCAATATATAAATTTGAGTCACTTTATAAAGTACCCCAAATTCTGGATTATTTTAAACATGTCAAACATGAAATTGAGAAAAAAATTATACAGCACAGAGGTTTTGTAGCTAGATTTAAAATATATACCAGTAAAATCAAAAGATATAAATTTGATAATCTTATTATATACTCAAATTTTAGCATAAATTCTGTATCATTTGACCACTGCTGTCACCCTAAATTTGCCGATGAAATTGTTGCTTTCAAAGAGGGAAACAAAGCGGTTATTCATCACAAAATGTGTGATAAAGCTTACAAAAAAATAATGAGCAATGAACCTATGTTATTTTGTAAGTGGACAAAAGATACCCTTTATCAATATAAAATGGTCGTAAGTTTACCTAATACAAAAGGTGAATTAGCAAGACTGTTAACCTATATGAGCCAATATGAAGGATATATATTATC
- a CDS encoding DNA-directed RNA polymerase subunit omega yields MRLEERMSQALKRVNNDRYILAIAVGQRADELSKGAKPLLDKNTQNMKYTDIAIDEIASGLLKIEGLVSKE; encoded by the coding sequence ATGAGATTAGAAGAGAGAATGTCACAAGCGTTAAAAAGAGTAAACAATGACAGATATATTTTAGCTATCGCTGTGGGGCAAAGAGCAGACGAACTAAGTAAAGGCGCAAAACCGTTATTAGACAAAAACACTCAAAACATGAAATACACTGACATTGCAATAGATGAAATTGCAAGCGGTCTTCTAAAAATCGAAGGTCTTGTTTCTAAAGAGTAG
- the pyrH gene encoding UMP kinase, which translates to MRKRVLVKFSGEALAGADGYGIDTQILDYIGNEIKELVDNNIEVGIVIGGGNIVRGVTAAADGIIKRTSADYMGMIATVINGVAMQEALEHKGLSARLQTAIKMEQIAEPYIVRRATRHLQKGRVVIFSAGTGNPYFTTDTAATLRATEIDACMLIKATKVDGVYNKDPMKYSDAVKLKELTYDQALEDHIKVMDDTAIALAKDNKLPIVVTNMNEKGNLLKIINGDYSKCSIVK; encoded by the coding sequence ATGAGAAAGAGAGTACTTGTAAAATTTTCAGGTGAAGCACTTGCAGGTGCAGATGGATACGGTATCGACACTCAGATTTTAGACTACATAGGAAATGAAATCAAAGAGTTGGTTGATAACAATATTGAAGTTGGAATAGTTATAGGTGGTGGAAATATCGTTAGAGGTGTAACAGCAGCAGCCGACGGTATAATAAAAAGAACAAGTGCAGATTATATGGGAATGATAGCAACGGTAATAAACGGTGTTGCTATGCAAGAGGCATTAGAACATAAAGGATTATCTGCAAGATTACAAACTGCAATAAAAATGGAACAAATTGCAGAGCCTTATATCGTAAGAAGAGCAACTAGACATTTGCAAAAAGGTAGAGTCGTAATTTTTAGTGCGGGGACAGGAAACCCGTATTTTACGACAGATACGGCAGCTACGTTAAGAGCAACTGAAATTGATGCATGTATGCTTATAAAAGCAACAAAAGTTGACGGTGTTTATAATAAAGACCCGATGAAATACAGTGATGCGGTAAAACTAAAAGAGCTTACATATGACCAAGCTTTGGAAGATCATATCAAAGTAATGGATGATACGGCAATCGCATTAGCAAAAGACAACAAACTTCCTATTGTTGTAACAAATATGAATGAAAAAGGGAATTTACTAAAAATAATCAACGGTGATTATAGTAAATGCTCGATAGTAAAATAA
- a CDS encoding ATP-binding protein — translation MTSLEFCHELEFSKIVFTERKIRITHPKTILLGPPKSGKSFLIYDYLSNFETKDYLYIDFDDLRVEKDQIKEDLEEYVYKNKIKVIVLENFEFDIKIPFCESVIITSKEPKDLKEYKKLFLTPLDFEEYLLHDKKNQNITHNFNNFLKYGNLPQTIQTPDFKVYRELQNIIWLITFDKTSQEILKLLFLNIDEKKSLNQLFLSLKSKIKISKDKFYEQCKIFENRKIIYFISKYNQEKAVKKIYSYNGAFFTAITYKKKFKNELTNIIFQELINKFSEIYYLDYIDFYIPKKELAIVSIPFFNSTMMQSQLKKIKKTALEYNIKEINIVTVSNNETVKSKELQINVLPFYEWALG, via the coding sequence ATGACCTCTTTAGAGTTCTGCCATGAGCTTGAATTCAGTAAAATTGTTTTTACTGAAAGAAAAATAAGAATTACTCATCCAAAAACTATTCTTTTAGGTCCTCCAAAATCAGGTAAAAGTTTTTTAATTTATGATTATTTATCAAACTTTGAAACAAAAGATTATTTATATATAGATTTTGATGATTTAAGAGTAGAAAAAGATCAAATAAAAGAGGATTTAGAAGAGTATGTTTACAAGAATAAAATAAAAGTTATTGTATTAGAAAACTTTGAATTTGATATAAAAATACCCTTTTGTGAAAGCGTAATTATTACCTCAAAAGAGCCTAAAGATTTAAAAGAGTATAAAAAACTTTTTTTAACGCCTTTAGATTTTGAAGAGTATTTGTTACATGATAAGAAAAACCAAAATATAACCCATAACTTTAATAATTTTTTAAAATACGGAAATCTTCCTCAAACCATTCAAACACCTGATTTTAAAGTTTATAGAGAGTTGCAAAATATAATTTGGCTAATAACTTTTGATAAAACTTCCCAAGAGATATTAAAACTTTTATTTTTAAATATTGATGAAAAAAAATCTTTAAACCAACTGTTTTTAAGCCTAAAAAGTAAAATAAAAATCTCAAAAGACAAGTTTTACGAACAGTGCAAAATCTTTGAAAACAGAAAGATTATATATTTTATTTCAAAATATAATCAAGAAAAAGCGGTTAAAAAAATATATTCGTATAATGGTGCTTTTTTTACAGCAATAACCTATAAAAAGAAGTTTAAAAACGAGCTTACAAATATTATTTTTCAAGAATTAATAAACAAATTCAGTGAAATTTATTATTTAGATTATATAGATTTTTATATTCCCAAAAAAGAGTTGGCGATAGTCTCTATCCCTTTTTTCAATTCAACAATGATGCAATCTCAACTAAAAAAAATAAAAAAAACTGCATTGGAATATAATATCAAAGAGATAAACATCGTAACAGTATCAAATAATGAAACAGTAAAGTCAAAAGAGCTGCAGATAAATGTTCTGCCTTTTTATGAATGGGCACTAGGTTAA
- the pdxA gene encoding 4-hydroxythreonine-4-phosphate dehydrogenase: MENKKIKIAVSIGDLNGVGVEIALKSHGKISKFCTPVYCINKKMLKKASNLLSLEIPNDFNIHEVKGEFDIKPGKVSKKSGKFSYDSFTEAIELAKNKEVEAIVTLPINKESWNKAKIKYKGHTEVLRDFFGRNAIMMLGCKKLFVALFTEHVPLKKVAKAINEKDLTKFLLDFYKSVNSDKIGVLALNPHASDNGVLGNEEVEIFKAIKNANKKLQKDIFKGPLVPDTAFSPASRKNLKYFVAMYHDQGLAPLKALYFDQSINVSLNLPIIRTSVDHGTAFDIAYKQNRELNCKSYINAVKEAIILQDKR, translated from the coding sequence ATGGAAAACAAAAAAATTAAAATTGCCGTATCTATAGGAGATTTAAACGGTGTGGGAGTTGAAATAGCTCTTAAGTCTCATGGAAAAATTTCAAAATTTTGTACTCCTGTTTATTGTATAAATAAAAAGATGCTGAAAAAAGCCTCAAACCTTTTATCTCTTGAAATTCCAAATGATTTTAATATCCATGAAGTAAAAGGTGAATTTGATATAAAACCTGGAAAAGTTTCAAAAAAAAGCGGAAAATTTTCTTATGACTCTTTTACCGAGGCAATCGAATTAGCAAAAAATAAAGAAGTAGAAGCTATCGTAACCCTTCCTATTAACAAAGAGTCTTGGAACAAAGCAAAAATAAAATATAAAGGGCATACGGAAGTTTTAAGAGATTTTTTCGGCAGAAATGCAATTATGATGTTAGGCTGTAAAAAACTCTTCGTAGCTTTGTTTACCGAACATGTTCCTTTAAAAAAAGTTGCAAAAGCAATTAATGAAAAAGATTTAACAAAATTTTTATTAGACTTTTATAAAAGCGTAAACAGCGATAAAATAGGAGTTTTAGCTTTAAATCCCCATGCAAGCGATAACGGCGTTTTGGGAAATGAAGAAGTTGAAATTTTCAAAGCAATAAAAAATGCAAATAAAAAACTGCAAAAAGATATTTTCAAAGGTCCGCTTGTTCCCGATACCGCATTCTCGCCTGCATCAAGAAAAAACTTAAAGTATTTTGTTGCCATGTACCACGATCAAGGATTGGCTCCTCTTAAAGCACTATATTTTGATCAAAGTATAAATGTAAGTCTTAATCTTCCTATAATAAGAACTTCCGTTGACCATGGAACTGCTTTTGATATAGCTTATAAACAAAATAGAGAGCTTAACTGTAAAAGTTATATTAATGCGGTAAAAGAGGCTATAATCCTACAAGATAAGAGATAA
- a CDS encoding pyridoxine 5'-phosphate synthase, which translates to MLLGVNIDHIAVLREARKINDPNPLDAISICKLAGADQITIHLREDRRHIHDEDAQAICKLSALPVNLECSINEEIIDIVCKLKPLRATLVPEKREEVTTEGGLDLIANYDRINNAVKKLHENEIEVSLFIDPCKEMIEAASKLDVQWIELHTGTYANIFAMLYGNLSNTHHSIKELELSRKQLNTLLLKAKKEIKKATKKAKELDLKVAAGHGLNYQNVQEISSIKGIEELNIGQSIIARSVFTGLEKAIKEMKELL; encoded by the coding sequence TTGCTACTTGGAGTAAATATCGACCATATAGCTGTATTAAGAGAAGCTAGAAAAATAAATGACCCAAACCCTTTAGATGCGATTTCTATTTGTAAATTAGCAGGAGCGGATCAAATAACAATTCATTTAAGAGAAGACAGAAGACATATTCATGATGAAGATGCACAGGCAATTTGCAAACTTTCAGCTCTTCCTGTTAATTTAGAGTGTTCAATCAATGAAGAGATTATAGATATAGTTTGTAAACTAAAACCCTTAAGAGCAACATTAGTTCCTGAAAAAAGAGAAGAAGTAACAACCGAAGGCGGTTTAGATTTAATTGCAAATTACGACAGAATAAACAATGCCGTTAAAAAACTTCATGAAAATGAAATTGAAGTTTCACTTTTTATAGATCCTTGTAAAGAGATGATTGAAGCTGCTTCAAAACTTGATGTCCAATGGATTGAACTTCATACAGGTACATACGCAAATATTTTTGCAATGCTTTACGGAAATCTTTCAAATACCCACCATAGTATAAAAGAGTTAGAACTCTCAAGAAAACAATTAAACACTCTTCTTTTAAAAGCAAAAAAAGAGATAAAAAAAGCTACGAAAAAAGCTAAAGAATTAGATCTTAAAGTGGCTGCAGGACATGGTTTAAACTATCAAAATGTTCAAGAAATCTCTTCAATCAAAGGAATAGAAGAATTAAATATCGGTCAAAGTATTATTGCAAGATCGGTATTTACGGGACTTGAAAAAGCGATAAAAGAGATGAAAGAACTTTTATAA
- a CDS encoding anthranilate synthase component I family protein, with translation MQFFSKELFLDQFTPVSIYEKVKNLYKDEVTFLYESTINSSEGNYSYIIIGDRERVWYENGICYYKNEKKEISQVESNPLKFLQKYYKSINKEFYKQKAEQLGIGLIDGFIGNVGYDMSKEFEPVLKKYMKNLEDQLNMPDLDLIRPNIILGFSHKTSKLVMVTSVEDKEKDLEKIEQELLSPYLFTPLKKATILDEGKFNYTKDKFFEMVQESKEMIKSGDVFQILMSNRFIQNAKVDHLSFYRALRSKNPSPYLFFLQFEDFSIAGSSPEVMVRLVDGHILLRPIAGTRKRGKTLDRDLELEKEMVEDDKERAEHIMLVDLGRNDVGRVAQAGTVKATDLMRVERYSHVMHMVSDVEAKIDESKYDMFDLFAATFTAGTMTGAPKIRAMELIAQFEGIKRNFYSGSVAYFGFDGNMDSAITIRTTMLTKDKVIFQAGAGIVADSIPELEFLEVQNKLAANISTLKDLS, from the coding sequence ATGCAATTTTTTTCAAAAGAACTTTTTCTAGATCAATTCACTCCTGTTTCGATCTATGAAAAAGTCAAAAACTTATACAAAGACGAAGTGACTTTTTTATATGAAAGTACTATAAACTCCTCAGAAGGAAACTACTCTTATATTATAATCGGTGACAGAGAAAGAGTTTGGTATGAAAACGGAATTTGTTACTATAAAAACGAAAAAAAAGAGATTAGCCAAGTTGAATCAAATCCCTTAAAATTTCTTCAAAAATATTATAAATCTATAAATAAAGAGTTCTATAAACAAAAAGCAGAGCAGTTAGGTATAGGTCTTATTGACGGATTTATCGGGAATGTGGGATATGATATGTCAAAAGAGTTTGAACCTGTTTTAAAAAAATATATGAAAAATCTTGAAGATCAGCTAAATATGCCCGATTTAGACCTAATCAGACCGAATATTATTCTTGGATTCTCTCATAAAACTTCAAAACTTGTAATGGTAACTTCGGTTGAAGACAAAGAAAAAGATTTAGAAAAAATAGAACAAGAACTTTTATCTCCTTATCTTTTTACTCCTCTTAAAAAAGCAACTATCTTAGATGAAGGAAAATTTAACTATACAAAAGATAAATTTTTTGAAATGGTTCAAGAATCAAAAGAGATGATAAAATCAGGAGATGTTTTTCAAATTTTAATGTCTAACAGATTTATTCAAAATGCAAAAGTAGATCACTTAAGTTTTTATAGAGCATTAAGAAGTAAAAATCCAAGCCCATACCTTTTTTTCCTTCAATTTGAAGATTTCTCAATAGCGGGAAGTTCTCCTGAAGTTATGGTTAGATTAGTTGACGGACATATTCTTTTAAGACCTATTGCTGGAACTAGAAAAAGAGGAAAAACTTTAGATAGAGATTTAGAGTTAGAAAAAGAGATGGTTGAAGATGACAAAGAGAGAGCAGAACATATTATGCTTGTTGATCTTGGAAGAAACGATGTAGGAAGAGTTGCCCAAGCAGGAACTGTTAAAGCAACTGACTTAATGAGAGTAGAAAGATATTCCCATGTAATGCATATGGTATCAGACGTAGAAGCCAAAATTGATGAAAGCAAATACGATATGTTTGATCTTTTTGCGGCAACTTTTACTGCCGGAACAATGACAGGAGCTCCAAAAATCAGAGCAATGGAACTTATAGCCCAGTTTGAAGGAATAAAAAGAAACTTCTATTCAGGAAGCGTAGCTTACTTTGGTTTTGACGGAAACATGGATTCTGCAATTACTATTAGAACTACCATGTTAACAAAAGACAAAGTAATTTTTCAAGCAGGAGCAGGAATTGTCGCAGACAGTATTCCCGAACTTGAATTTTTGGAAGTTCAAAATAAACTTGCGGCAAATATCTCAACACTAAAAGATTTATCATAA
- a CDS encoding SPOR domain-containing protein gives MEIKGEDFIKKVQLKQEKSEIEQRLNEIKSSESQFQEEAQQRPSQSQLDREIEIQEEREYSDIMLGKSNTNEQNKKKYLVLGLILVILFLLTIIIIRLLTNDSTSNDSFTNDNEQTQQELSGNENIEEQYQKIINEKLKNIKEGKEKEAQVEQEVDKNLNLKQIEQNEVNETVEPETKPDVFEVKKEEPKPVKKVVKPKPAVKKSEPKKSVPKAVSSSSQTVTTKPKGTFVQIGAFSKMPSAKYLNTITSKGFSYKIYKVSINGKMFHKVLIGPYTSRGQARNATDDIKRKLNVSGAFILTY, from the coding sequence ATGGAAATTAAAGGCGAAGATTTTATAAAAAAAGTTCAGTTAAAGCAAGAGAAAAGTGAAATTGAACAGAGATTAAATGAGATAAAAAGCAGTGAATCACAGTTTCAAGAAGAGGCACAGCAAAGACCTTCTCAAAGTCAGTTAGACAGAGAAATAGAGATTCAAGAAGAGAGAGAATATAGTGATATTATGCTCGGTAAAAGCAATACAAACGAGCAAAATAAAAAGAAATACCTTGTTCTTGGTTTAATCTTAGTAATTCTTTTTTTATTAACAATAATAATAATTCGCCTTTTAACAAATGACTCTACTTCAAATGATTCATTTACAAACGACAATGAACAGACACAACAAGAGTTGTCGGGGAATGAGAATATTGAAGAACAATACCAAAAAATTATCAATGAAAAATTAAAAAATATAAAAGAAGGAAAAGAGAAAGAGGCTCAAGTAGAGCAAGAAGTAGATAAAAATTTAAATCTTAAACAAATAGAGCAAAATGAGGTTAATGAAACAGTAGAACCTGAAACAAAACCTGATGTATTTGAAGTAAAAAAAGAGGAACCCAAACCCGTAAAAAAAGTAGTCAAACCAAAACCTGCCGTTAAAAAAAGCGAACCTAAAAAGAGTGTGCCAAAAGCAGTATCTTCAAGTTCACAAACAGTTACGACAAAACCAAAAGGTACTTTTGTTCAAATCGGAGCATTTTCAAAAATGCCTTCGGCAAAATATCTAAACACAATTACAAGTAAAGGTTTCTCATATAAAATATATAAAGTTTCAATAAACGGGAAAATGTTCCATAAAGTATTAATAGGACCATATACTTCAAGAGGACAAGCAAGAAATGCTACAGACGATATAAAAAGAAAACTTAATGTATCCGGAGCATTTATCTTAACATATTAA
- a CDS encoding serine hydroxymethyltransferase, producing MSYITNKSLEEADKEVFEILENELERQTTHLEMIASENFTSPAVMEAMGSIFTNKYAEGYPNKRYYGGCEEADKVEQLAIDRACEIFNCKYANVQPHSGSQANGAVYAALIKAGDKILGMDLSHGGHLTHGSKPSFSGKNYHAFYYGVELDGRINYDKVLEIAKIVQPKIIVCGASAYAREIDFKRFREIADEVGAILFADIAHIAGLVAAGEHQSPFPYAHVVTTTTHKTLRGPRGGMIMTNDEELAKKINSAIFPGLQGGPLVHVIAAKAVAFKEVLDPKWKEYAKQVKVNAQILAEVISKRGYDVVSGGTDNHLVLVSFLNKDFSGKDADAALGNAGITVNKNTVPGETRSPFVTSGIRIGSPALTARGMKEEEFKLIANKICDVLDDINNTDLQAKISLELKDLANRFVIYNSSTY from the coding sequence ATGAGTTACATAACAAACAAAAGCTTAGAAGAAGCAGATAAAGAAGTATTTGAGATATTAGAGAATGAATTAGAGAGACAAACAACACACTTGGAAATGATAGCAAGTGAGAACTTTACAAGTCCTGCCGTAATGGAAGCAATGGGAAGCATATTTACAAATAAATACGCAGAAGGATACCCAAATAAAAGATATTACGGTGGATGTGAAGAAGCAGATAAAGTAGAACAACTAGCTATTGATAGAGCTTGTGAAATCTTTAACTGTAAATATGCAAATGTACAACCTCATAGCGGATCTCAAGCAAACGGAGCAGTATACGCAGCATTAATAAAAGCAGGAGATAAAATCTTAGGTATGGATTTAAGTCATGGAGGACACTTAACTCATGGGTCAAAACCATCTTTTTCAGGGAAAAACTATCATGCTTTCTACTATGGAGTAGAATTAGACGGAAGAATAAATTATGATAAAGTTCTTGAAATAGCAAAAATAGTACAACCAAAAATAATAGTGTGCGGAGCAAGCGCATACGCAAGAGAGATAGACTTTAAAAGATTTAGAGAAATAGCAGATGAAGTAGGAGCAATACTTTTTGCAGATATAGCACATATAGCAGGATTAGTAGCAGCAGGAGAACATCAAAGTCCTTTTCCTTACGCACATGTAGTAACAACAACTACCCATAAGACACTAAGAGGTCCAAGAGGTGGGATGATAATGACAAATGATGAAGAACTTGCAAAAAAAATAAACTCGGCAATTTTCCCTGGATTGCAAGGTGGACCATTAGTACATGTAATAGCAGCAAAAGCAGTAGCTTTTAAAGAAGTGTTAGATCCAAAATGGAAAGAGTACGCAAAACAAGTAAAAGTAAACGCACAAATACTAGCAGAGGTAATAAGTAAAAGAGGATATGATGTAGTATCTGGAGGTACTGATAATCACTTAGTGTTAGTATCGTTTTTAAATAAAGATTTTTCAGGTAAAGATGCAGATGCAGCATTAGGGAATGCAGGAATAACAGTAAATAAAAACACAGTACCCGGAGAAACAAGAAGTCCGTTTGTAACAAGCGGGATAAGAATAGGAAGTCCGGCTTTAACAGCAAGAGGGATGAAAGAAGAAGAGTTTAAGTTAATAGCAAATAAAATTTGTGATGTATTAGATGATATTAACAACACGGATTTACAAGCTAAGATTAGTTTAGAGCTTAAAGACCTTGCTAATCGTTTTGTGATTTATAATAGTAGTACATACTAA